The segment CCACCGTCCGGGCCCGTTGCAGGTGCTCGCGCCCGCCGCGCAGGTAGCGCACGCCGCGCGCCAGGCCGTCCGGGCCGAGCTCGACCGCGCTGACCATCGCGTCGGAGCGGACCTCCACGCCGTGCGCCAGCGCGTCCGGCAGGTGGGTGATCAGCGGCGACGCCTTGGCGTTGACCTTGCAGCCCTGGAGGCAGAACCCCCGGTACACGCAGTGCGGGCGCCGCCCGAACCGGCCGTTGCTGATCGCCACCGGCCCGACCCGGGCCTCCAGCCCGAGCGCCGCCGCCCCGCGCAGGAACACCTCGCCGTTGCCGCCCACCGGGTGCGGCGCGTGCGGGTACGCGTGCGGCTCGCCCCACGGCCAGTACTGCCCGGCCACCGGCAGCTCCGCCTCCAGCCGCTGGTAGGAGCCGCGCAGGTCGCCGTACGCCAGCGGCCAGTCCGCGCCCACCCCGTCCCGGCTGTGCGTCTCGAAGTCGGACGGGTGGAAGCGCGGCGCGTACCCGGCGAAGTGCACCATCGAACCGCCCACCCCGCGCCCGGAGTTGTTCGACCCCATCGGCACCGGGTCGGAGCCGGACAGCACCCGCGGCTCGGTCCAGTACAGCTGGTGCGAGCCGTACTCGTCGCTCACCCAGTCCCGCAAGGGGTCCCAGAACGGGCCCGCCTCCAGCACCACCACCGACCAGCCCGCCCGGGCCATCCGCTGCGCCAGCACGGTGCCGCCCGCGCCGCAGCCGACGATCACCAGGTCGACCTCGTCCTCGTCCCGGTGGCGGCGCATCCGCTCCACCAGCCGCCGGTCGAAGCCCAGGCCGTCGCGCGGCAGCAGCCAGGCGGAGGCGTTGCGCCGGCGCACCGCGCGCTGGCGGCGGGTGGTCTGCCGCAGGGTGGCCAGCGCGGCCTTCGCCTCGCCGTGCCGCCCGGGGTCGGTGACGGCGGGCAGCGGCGGCGGGTCGGGCCGGTCGGCGTCCGGCTGCCGCTCGGGGTGCGCGTCGGCGACCTCCCACGGCTCGCGGCGCCCGAGGCCCAGCCGGGCGTAGCCGGACGGGAAGGCCGGGCCGCCGAAGCCGATCTCGTCCCAGGCCGCCGGGTGGCTGTAGTAGGCGGTGCAGGCGTAGCGCGTCCACAGGCTCCACACGTGCTCGGCCGGCCAGCCGTGCCAGCGCACCGCCCGGCGCACCTTCTCGATCAGGCCGTCCTGCTGGCGCACCGTCAGCTCGGCGAAGGCGGGGCGGCCGGGCAGTGCCCGGGCGTCCTCGTCCAGCGCCCGCATGCTCTCCGGCCAGGCCCGGTCGTCGGGCGGCAGGTCGGCGTAGTGCCAGCCGTCGGTCTCGCGCTCGGCCAGCCGGGCGTCGATCATCGGCAGCAGGTCGACCGGCGGGTGGTCCAGCAGCCGCTCCAGCAGGGCCCGGGCGGTGGCCTCCTCGGCGGGCGCGAACAGCCGCAGCGGCGGGCGCGGGCCCGCCACCCGGCCCGTCACCACGGCCGCCGTCGCCGGGTCCCAGTGCGGGCGGCGGGCCAGCGAGTCGTAGCCGGGGAACCGGCCCTCGTACGGCGGCCGTTCCCCGGGCGCCGGCCGCCCCGCCGCGCTCACGACCGGCCCTCGCGCCGCAGCACCGCCGCGACCAGGCCCATCCCGCCGACCATGCCCAGCAGCAGCGGGGCGAACACCGGCGGGCCGGTCTCCAGGTTGAACCGGGCCATCCGCCAGCCGCCCGGCTTCTGCGCGACGCCGCGCACGTGCAGCCAGAACCCCTGCAGCCCGTTCGCGGCGATCGCCGCCGAGACCAGCGGCAGCAGCGTCCGGGCCGCCTTGGCGTCCACCGCGCCCGCGACGCCCGCGGCCGCGCCGACCGGGCCCAGCACCACCGGCCACCACATCATCCGGTTGCCGAACCCGGCCCGGTCGTGCTCCAGGTAGATCTCGGCGGCCGCCACCACCGAGCCCGCGCCGGTGGCCAGGGCCAGCGAGCGCTGGAACCGGCCCTCGCGGACGGCTTCGAGCGGCCGCACCGCCGCGGACAGCCGCACCGCCGCCAGCGGCCCGGTCACGACCTGCTCCGGTGCGGCAGCAGCTCGGCCAGCTTGGCCCGCAGCCCGCGCTTGACCACGGCCACCCGGTCGCTGTCGCCGCGCAGCACCGACTCGGCGGCGTCCTTGATCTGCGACCAGTCGGCGTGCGGCGGGATCGGCGGCACCGCCGGGTCGGTGCGCACGTCCAGCACGCACGGCCGGTCCGCGCCCAGCGCCCACTCCCAGGCCGCCCGGACCTTGCCCGGGTCCTCGACCCGCAGCCCGCGCAGGCCCACCGACTCGGCGAAGTCCGCGTACCGGACGTCCGGCAGCTGCTGCGAGGGCAGGAAGCTCGGCGCGCCCTGCATGGCCCGCATCTCCCAGGTGACCTGGTTCAGGTCGTGGTTGTTCAGCACGCACACCACCAGCCGCGGGTCGCTCCAGCGCTCCCGGTAGCGGGCGACGGTGACCAGCTCCGCCAGGCCGTTCATCTGCATCGCGCCGTCGCCGACCAGCGCCACCACCGGCCGGTCCGGGTGCGCGAACTTCGCGCCGATCGCGTACGGCACGCCCGGGCCCATGGTCGCCAGCGTGCCCGACAGCGAGCCGCGCATCGTGCCGCGCATCCGCAGGTGCCGGGCGTACCAGTTGGCCGCCGACCCGGAGTCCGCGGTCAGGATCGCGTTCTCGGGCAGCAGCGCGTCCAGCGCGTGCACCAGGTACTCCGGGTTCACCGGGTCGGCGGGCACCTTCGCCCGCTCCTCCATCACGTCCCACCAGCGCGCGGTGTTCTTCTCCACCTGCTTGCGCCAACTGCGGTCCTTCTT is part of the Kitasatospora cineracea genome and harbors:
- a CDS encoding GMC family oxidoreductase — protein: MSAAGRPAPGERPPYEGRFPGYDSLARRPHWDPATAAVVTGRVAGPRPPLRLFAPAEEATARALLERLLDHPPVDLLPMIDARLAERETDGWHYADLPPDDRAWPESMRALDEDARALPGRPAFAELTVRQQDGLIEKVRRAVRWHGWPAEHVWSLWTRYACTAYYSHPAAWDEIGFGGPAFPSGYARLGLGRREPWEVADAHPERQPDADRPDPPPLPAVTDPGRHGEAKAALATLRQTTRRQRAVRRRNASAWLLPRDGLGFDRRLVERMRRHRDEDEVDLVIVGCGAGGTVLAQRMARAGWSVVVLEAGPFWDPLRDWVSDEYGSHQLYWTEPRVLSGSDPVPMGSNNSGRGVGGSMVHFAGYAPRFHPSDFETHSRDGVGADWPLAYGDLRGSYQRLEAELPVAGQYWPWGEPHAYPHAPHPVGGNGEVFLRGAAALGLEARVGPVAISNGRFGRRPHCVYRGFCLQGCKVNAKASPLITHLPDALAHGVEVRSDAMVSAVELGPDGLARGVRYLRGGREHLQRARTVAVAGYAIETPRLLLNSANARFPDGLCNDFDQVGRYVMVQGAPQVSGRFEQEVRAYKAPPPEVSTEAFYETDPAKPYRRGFSIQTVSPMPITWAEHVVAQGHWGANLRHYLSDYVHWATLGGLAELLPQPGNRVTLAEEKDRHGLPVAHFSYSQCDNDRQLIAAAGDAMKAILIAAGAGEVITIDRYAHLVGGCRMAARPEDGVVDRDLRSFAVPNLLITDGSVLPTQGAANPALTIMALVDRAAGVLAAGARAGLRTPTRRP